Proteins encoded by one window of Flagellimonas lutaonensis:
- a CDS encoding very short patch repair endonuclease, with translation MPKKYPEERIKVPRFREKDGFYTTPERSKIMGKVRGKNTKPELAFRKALWKAGYRYRIDYKKLVGKPDILLKKYKTAIFIDGEFWHGYNWEERKHKIKTNREFWIPKIERNIQRDQEVTRELKALGYTVFRFWESQVKKDLEACLQKVLHHLKKN, from the coding sequence ATGCCTAAAAAATATCCCGAAGAACGCATCAAGGTACCCCGATTTCGTGAAAAAGACGGTTTCTACACTACCCCAGAACGCTCAAAGATCATGGGCAAGGTCCGCGGTAAGAACACCAAACCCGAACTGGCCTTTAGAAAAGCCCTATGGAAGGCCGGTTATCGCTACCGCATCGACTACAAAAAATTGGTTGGCAAGCCTGACATCCTACTAAAAAAATACAAAACGGCCATTTTTATCGATGGAGAGTTTTGGCATGGTTATAATTGGGAAGAAAGAAAGCATAAAATCAAAACAAACAGAGAATTCTGGATACCAAAAATCGAGCGCAACATACAGCGCGATCAAGAAGTAACCCGTGAACTGAAAGCCTTGGGCTATACCGTATTTCGCTTTTGGGAGAGCCAAGTGAAGAAAGATTTGGAAGCCTGCCTACAAAAAGTACTGCACCATCTCAAAAAAAATTGA
- a CDS encoding methionine aminotransferase: protein MLKIESKMPNLATTIFTTIGQLAHKHNAINLSQGYPDFGVDPALIELVSNVMAEGFNQYAPMQGVFSLRETISEKIEHSYGRYYDPQSEITLTAGATQAIFTAISAFVERGDEVIVVQPAYDCYEPAIELYGGKVVPLALMGEDFRFDFEGLKKVLSPKTRMLVINTPHNPSGSILTREDMQKLEQLLQDTNVILLSDEVYEHIVFDGNVHESAANYDGLANRSIICSSFGKTFHVTGWKIGYCAAPKELMAEFQKVHQYNVFSVNHPVQRALNTYLKNPQRYEELGAFYQQKRDYFLRAIASSRFTFTPSAGTYFQLLDYSAITDEPDTVFAERLIKEFKIASIPVSVFYRNGSDHRHLRFCFAKTQETLDKGAEIILKI, encoded by the coding sequence ATGTTGAAGATTGAATCAAAAATGCCCAACCTGGCAACTACCATATTCACCACCATAGGGCAACTGGCCCATAAACACAATGCCATAAACCTATCGCAGGGGTATCCAGATTTTGGGGTAGACCCCGCACTTATCGAATTGGTAAGCAATGTAATGGCAGAGGGGTTCAACCAATACGCCCCAATGCAAGGTGTTTTTTCGCTGCGAGAGACCATTTCAGAAAAAATTGAACATTCGTATGGTAGGTACTATGACCCACAAAGTGAAATAACCCTAACGGCCGGGGCCACCCAAGCAATTTTTACCGCTATAAGTGCCTTTGTTGAAAGGGGCGATGAGGTCATTGTGGTACAACCAGCCTATGATTGTTATGAACCGGCCATTGAGCTATATGGCGGTAAGGTGGTGCCCTTAGCTTTGATGGGGGAAGATTTTCGGTTTGATTTTGAAGGCCTTAAAAAGGTACTGTCACCCAAAACACGTATGCTTGTCATCAATACGCCCCATAATCCGTCAGGAAGCATTTTAACCAGGGAAGACATGCAAAAACTCGAACAACTGCTACAAGACACCAATGTAATCTTGTTGAGTGATGAGGTTTACGAGCACATCGTTTTTGATGGGAACGTGCACGAGAGCGCGGCCAACTATGATGGGTTGGCCAACCGCAGTATTATCTGTTCGTCTTTTGGCAAGACCTTTCATGTCACAGGTTGGAAAATAGGATACTGTGCAGCGCCCAAAGAACTGATGGCAGAATTTCAAAAAGTACATCAGTACAATGTTTTCTCTGTCAACCATCCTGTTCAAAGGGCCTTGAACACCTATCTGAAAAATCCACAACGGTACGAGGAACTGGGGGCATTCTATCAACAAAAACGCGATTACTTCCTGAGGGCCATCGCCTCGTCACGGTTTACTTTTACCCCCAGCGCTGGCACCTACTTTCAATTGCTTGATTATTCGGCCATCACCGATGAGCCCGACACGGTATTTGCCGAGCGGCTGATCAAAGAATTTAAGATTGCCAGTATACCCGTCTCTGTGTTTTACCGTAATGGGTCTGATCATAGGCATCTTCGTTTCTGCTTTGCAAAAACACAGGAAACACTTGACAAAGGGGCCGAAATCATATTGAAAATATAG